A portion of the Candidatus Paracaedimonas acanthamoebae genome contains these proteins:
- a CDS encoding LysE family transporter, protein MKDLFLTYLPSILSVTAMQIIGLVSPGPDFAIVVRNSLIHSRSLALLTAFGIAGGIMLHVTYILMGLGAFIAQTEWLLVMLKVLGAGYLSYLGIRGLRASATSKNISQKPIELKLTPFGALRSGFLTNALNPKAMLFILSLLSLNVSDQTPKAILGYYASMIFITTLVWFTIVAFCFSNERARLFFSQYRHWIDRITGGFLLLMALKLLLG, encoded by the coding sequence ATGAAAGATCTGTTTCTAACCTATTTGCCTTCCATTCTTTCTGTGACGGCGATGCAGATAATTGGATTAGTAAGCCCGGGACCTGATTTTGCGATTGTGGTGCGAAATAGTCTTATCCACTCACGTAGCCTCGCGTTATTAACCGCTTTTGGGATTGCGGGTGGAATTATGCTGCATGTAACGTATATCTTGATGGGATTAGGCGCTTTCATTGCGCAAACAGAATGGCTTCTGGTGATGTTAAAAGTTTTGGGCGCAGGTTATTTATCTTATTTAGGGATCCGTGGTTTGAGAGCTTCTGCAACCTCTAAGAACATATCTCAAAAACCCATAGAGTTGAAATTGACCCCTTTTGGTGCTTTAAGAAGTGGCTTTTTAACCAATGCCTTGAATCCAAAAGCTATGCTTTTCATCTTGAGTCTTTTATCTCTGAATGTAAGTGACCAGACACCAAAGGCGATTTTAGGTTATTATGCCTCAATGATTTTTATCACAACACTTGTATGGTTCACAATTGTTGCCTTTTGTTTTTCAAATGAACGGGCCCGTCTTTTTTTTAGTCAGTATCGTCATTGGATTGATCGGATAACTGGGGGGTTTTTATTGTTGATGGCGTTGAAGTTATTACTAGGTTAA
- the infA gene encoding translation initiation factor IF-1: protein MSKEDLIEFSGTVVEILPNAMFRVKLDNEHIILAHTSGRMRKNRIRVLAGDRVVVEMTPYDLTKGRVIFREK from the coding sequence ATGTCGAAAGAAGATCTGATTGAATTTAGCGGAACCGTCGTTGAAATTCTACCAAATGCTATGTTTCGAGTGAAATTAGATAACGAACATATTATTCTTGCCCATACCTCTGGGCGTATGCGTAAAAATAGAATTCGAGTTCTTGCGGGGGATCGGGTTGTTGTTGAGATGACACCTTATGATCTTACAAAAGGGCGCGTGATTTTTAGAGAAAAATAA
- a CDS encoding ribonuclease E/G, giving the protein MREEDERQLFIFKKPEGIFLTAFEDEKAIQCSLDLFDNKPKVGDIYLARVLRTDKTRAWLDVGENKPALCFPKTSFVEGECQVVCIVKESSVTPYAQKGALVTDKVPEKEKYLKDADKLPLCMVAADPAWKRYLKEIDIPIIVNDIEIYQEIRALGKTTVTLKSDLEWSYQLDSIWKSFLEPIVPISGGGWLLFEEAETLTAIDVNTSAYDQKGVNLKGDNDLYDFSKRAGDTCIEQIKLRNYGGRIVIDFPIFKNKSFYFKLWTYLKDQFQEKDTFIPGFTRTGLFELTRYRPGLSIPQKLKKINFTS; this is encoded by the coding sequence ATGCGCGAAGAAGATGAGAGGCAACTCTTTATTTTTAAAAAACCTGAAGGCATATTTTTAACGGCTTTTGAGGATGAGAAAGCGATTCAATGCAGTTTAGATCTTTTCGACAACAAACCTAAAGTCGGTGATATTTATTTAGCGCGCGTCTTACGAACGGATAAAACAAGAGCATGGCTTGATGTGGGCGAGAATAAACCAGCTCTTTGTTTTCCAAAAACGTCTTTTGTCGAAGGCGAATGTCAAGTCGTCTGTATCGTAAAAGAGTCTAGTGTAACCCCTTATGCTCAAAAGGGTGCTCTTGTAACGGATAAAGTTCCTGAAAAAGAAAAATATCTTAAAGACGCAGATAAATTACCCCTGTGCATGGTCGCAGCTGATCCAGCTTGGAAGAGGTATTTAAAAGAGATCGATATCCCTATTATCGTAAATGATATTGAAATTTATCAAGAGATTAGGGCTTTAGGGAAAACAACAGTGACACTAAAATCTGATTTAGAATGGTCCTATCAGCTTGATAGTATATGGAAATCATTTTTAGAGCCGATCGTGCCGATTTCAGGTGGTGGTTGGCTTTTATTTGAAGAAGCAGAGACGCTCACAGCCATCGATGTTAATACCTCTGCTTACGATCAAAAAGGCGTTAATTTAAAAGGAGATAATGACCTTTACGACTTCAGTAAGCGAGCTGGTGACACTTGTATTGAGCAAATTAAATTAAGAAATTATGGCGGGCGTATCGTCATCGATTTTCCGATCTTTAAAAATAAAAGCTTTTATTTTAAACTATGGACTTATCTTAAAGACCAATTTCAGGAAAAAGATACATTTATTCCTGGATTCACGCGGACGGGACTTTTTGAATTAACACGCTATCGTCCAGGTCTTTCAATCCCTCAAAAACTAAAGAAAATTAATTTTACATCATGA
- the yacG gene encoding DNA gyrase inhibitor YacG: MTQNPTSKILLCPICKKPRQHEFRPFCSIRCKQIDLNRWFSEVYSVSVEEEKNPTIIQDEDLD, encoded by the coding sequence ATGACTCAAAACCCAACTTCGAAAATCCTTCTCTGCCCCATTTGTAAAAAGCCGCGACAGCATGAATTCAGGCCTTTTTGTTCGATACGTTGCAAGCAAATCGATTTAAATCGATGGTTTTCTGAAGTTTATTCAGTCTCTGTTGAAGAAGAGAAAAACCCAACAATAATTCAAGACGAAGATCTTGACTGA
- the fabI gene encoding enoyl-ACP reductase FabI has translation MTQQGLMVGKKGLIMGVANDHSLAWGISKALASQGASLAFTYQGEVLKKRVVPLAESLNSNVLLECDVTDEEKLAETFQALKDQWGTLDFVVHAIAFSDKEELKGKYVDTSRANFLNTLDISCYSFTAVARHAAPLMSQGGSLLTLSYYGAEKVMPHYNVMGVAKAALETSVRYLAADLGGDNIRVNAISAGPVKTLAASGIGDFRYILKWNQYNSPLRRNTTLEDVGGAALYLLSNLSSGVTGEVHHVDSGYHVVGMKAIDAPDISTMKEERS, from the coding sequence ATGACACAACAAGGATTAATGGTCGGTAAAAAAGGCCTTATTATGGGCGTTGCTAACGACCATTCTTTAGCTTGGGGAATTTCAAAAGCGCTGGCTTCTCAGGGCGCCTCATTAGCATTTACCTATCAAGGAGAAGTTTTGAAAAAAAGAGTTGTTCCTTTAGCGGAATCCCTTAATTCAAATGTCTTACTTGAATGCGATGTGACGGATGAAGAAAAGTTGGCTGAAACCTTTCAAGCCTTAAAAGATCAATGGGGAACCCTTGACTTCGTTGTGCATGCAATTGCTTTTTCAGACAAAGAAGAGTTGAAAGGGAAGTATGTTGATACCAGCCGCGCCAACTTTTTAAATACACTCGATATTTCCTGTTATTCTTTTACAGCTGTTGCGCGCCATGCGGCACCTCTGATGTCTCAAGGGGGAAGTTTATTGACATTATCTTATTATGGCGCTGAGAAAGTGATGCCCCATTATAATGTGATGGGTGTGGCAAAAGCTGCCCTCGAGACAAGTGTTCGTTATTTAGCGGCAGATCTGGGTGGGGATAATATTCGTGTGAATGCGATCTCTGCGGGGCCTGTAAAAACATTGGCTGCTTCAGGGATTGGAGATTTTCGCTATATCTTAAAGTGGAATCAATATAATTCGCCCTTACGTCGCAATACCACATTAGAGGATGTTGGGGGTGCTGCCCTTTATTTGTTAAGCAACCTGTCTTCAGGTGTCACAGGAGAAGTTCATCATGTGGATAGCGGATATCATGTGGTCGGAATGAAAGCAATTGATGCACCTGATATCTCAACAATGAAAGAAGAACGGTCATAA
- the sppA gene encoding signal peptide peptidase SppA, with amino-acid sequence MGHFFKKFLVVLGGITLFSIVLSLSGIIFASFKTLKVQDNSYLELSFDGDLEEKTAEGLQSFFSPHVSLRSVVETLTHASQDPKIVGILLRLNQQSPAGFGQIQELRNALKRFSQKGKKVIVHCDTFGESSSGMAAYYLASVGQEIWLQSLGSLNITGFGVEIPFLRKFLDDYGVTARILRREGYKTAMDFLTHEGLSPQNREDLEKILTARLKQFITDISQDRQLNPSHMREYIDRAPIVTAETAKKMGLIDHIGYIEDLYTSLKAKMKEAGQFVQFKKYAESLPKIKAKNKIAIIYAVGPIMRTSERGNPLSLDAVTKAEEVRKAFEEALKDPHVKAIVFRINSPGGSAVASDTIWGAAEQAKIKGIPVIASMGDVAASGGYMVALPAKKIVANPATITGSIGVYGGKLVTNALWEKLKIHWQSVQVGQKAMIWNSVKDYSKEELEAVNESLDQIYDIFMQRVSVARKLPLNEVRKLAQGHVWTGDEALSRGLVDVLGDMELAITIAKEEVGLKKDEVVKLEIFPRETTLIEKLRMLLTGNSSSLSLKGGVYEIFKMIKVSFKSMVIESLYSPLSAYFENN; translated from the coding sequence ATGGGTCACTTTTTTAAGAAATTCCTTGTCGTATTGGGTGGAATAACTCTCTTTAGTATCGTGCTTTCTTTGAGTGGGATAATCTTTGCTTCTTTTAAAACTTTAAAAGTGCAAGATAATAGTTATTTAGAGTTATCATTTGACGGAGATTTAGAGGAAAAAACTGCAGAAGGGCTTCAATCTTTCTTCAGTCCTCATGTTTCTTTGCGTTCGGTTGTCGAAACGCTGACTCATGCGAGCCAGGATCCAAAAATTGTGGGAATTCTCTTAAGACTAAACCAACAATCTCCGGCGGGATTTGGGCAGATCCAAGAGCTTCGCAATGCCTTGAAAAGGTTTTCTCAAAAAGGGAAGAAGGTTATTGTTCATTGCGATACTTTTGGTGAAAGCTCTTCAGGTATGGCCGCCTATTACCTTGCTTCGGTAGGGCAGGAAATTTGGCTACAATCTCTGGGGTCCTTAAATATTACAGGTTTTGGTGTTGAAATTCCGTTTCTGCGGAAATTTTTGGATGACTATGGAGTGACCGCACGCATCTTAAGACGCGAAGGTTATAAAACAGCTATGGATTTTCTGACTCATGAGGGGCTTTCTCCCCAAAATCGTGAAGATCTCGAGAAAATTTTAACTGCGAGATTAAAACAATTTATCACAGATATTTCTCAAGATAGACAATTAAACCCGTCTCATATGAGAGAATACATAGATCGTGCCCCCATTGTGACAGCAGAAACGGCAAAGAAAATGGGATTAATTGATCATATAGGATACATTGAAGACCTTTATACGTCTCTTAAAGCGAAGATGAAAGAGGCTGGTCAATTTGTCCAATTTAAGAAATATGCGGAATCCCTTCCTAAGATAAAAGCAAAAAATAAGATCGCTATTATTTACGCTGTGGGTCCCATTATGCGAACTTCTGAGAGGGGAAATCCTTTGTCTCTGGATGCTGTAACTAAGGCAGAAGAGGTTCGTAAAGCCTTTGAAGAGGCTCTTAAAGATCCTCATGTGAAAGCAATTGTGTTTAGAATTAATAGTCCTGGAGGTTCTGCGGTTGCTTCTGATACCATCTGGGGCGCGGCTGAACAAGCAAAAATCAAAGGAATACCGGTGATTGCTTCTATGGGCGATGTTGCTGCATCAGGCGGATATATGGTGGCACTTCCGGCAAAAAAAATTGTTGCAAATCCTGCGACGATTACGGGTTCTATAGGCGTGTATGGTGGGAAACTGGTGACGAATGCTTTGTGGGAAAAGTTAAAAATTCATTGGCAAAGTGTTCAAGTGGGACAGAAAGCCATGATATGGAACAGTGTAAAAGACTATTCAAAAGAAGAATTAGAGGCTGTTAATGAATCATTGGATCAGATCTATGATATCTTTATGCAACGTGTCTCAGTGGCGCGTAAGTTGCCTTTAAATGAGGTTCGTAAACTAGCTCAAGGTCATGTTTGGACAGGAGATGAGGCTCTTTCTAGAGGGTTAGTTGATGTTCTGGGAGATATGGAACTTGCAATCACTATAGCGAAAGAAGAGGTAGGTTTAAAAAAAGATGAAGTGGTGAAGCTTGAAATATTTCCACGTGAAACCACGTTGATAGAAAAACTAAGGATGCTTTTAACCGGAAATTCTTCATCACTTTCTTTAAAGGGGGGAGTTTATGAAATTTTCAAAATGATCAAAGTTTCTTTTAAATCAATGGTTATTGAGTCTCTTTATTCCCCACTTTCTGCTTATTTTGAGAACAACTGA
- a CDS encoding NADP-dependent isocitrate dehydrogenase, giving the protein MTKHVVTFIAGDGVGPEVTSAARRIIEAVGINIEWEECLAGAAVFKQGFASGVPEETINSIKRNKVVLKGPLETPVGYGEKSANVTLRKLFETYANIRPIREFPSVPSPYQGRGIDFVIVRENVEDLYAGIEYMQTPGTAQTLKLITRKGCEKIVRVAFEFALAEGRKTVHCATKANIMKFSEGLLKQTFEEISKEYPNIEAHHIIVDNCAHQLVKAPEMFDVIVTTNMNGDILSDLGSGLIGGLGFAPGANLGNEIAIFEAVHGSAPKYAGQNAINPTAVICSSLMMLRYLGEFEAANTIEQAILVTLQERRALTKDVVGRQNASSTTAYCDEIIKNLGKSSDFWQLRDYKPLQMPSVSRDPESVKASSKVVGIDLFIQSSLMAEILGKSLEEIVSELPIQLKMISNRGVKVYPSAGTTLDVVDLWSCRFMAKEEAEMTDSLICRLLEKISPSYRWMHLEKLTYFGDRMGFSRAQGED; this is encoded by the coding sequence ATGACAAAACATGTTGTAACATTTATTGCAGGTGATGGGGTTGGCCCTGAAGTAACAAGTGCAGCGCGAAGGATCATTGAGGCGGTAGGGATCAATATTGAGTGGGAAGAATGTTTAGCGGGTGCAGCCGTTTTTAAACAAGGGTTTGCGTCGGGCGTTCCTGAAGAGACGATCAACTCTATTAAGCGAAATAAGGTTGTTCTGAAGGGGCCTCTTGAGACCCCTGTAGGATATGGTGAAAAAAGTGCCAATGTCACTTTAAGAAAATTATTTGAAACTTATGCAAATATCCGGCCTATTCGGGAATTCCCAAGTGTTCCATCTCCTTATCAAGGGCGAGGAATAGATTTTGTTATTGTTCGTGAAAATGTAGAAGATTTGTACGCGGGTATTGAATATATGCAAACGCCGGGAACGGCACAAACTCTTAAATTAATTACCCGCAAAGGGTGTGAAAAAATTGTGCGGGTCGCTTTTGAATTTGCGCTTGCAGAAGGGCGTAAGACAGTACATTGTGCCACTAAAGCCAATATTATGAAGTTTTCTGAAGGCCTGCTCAAGCAAACTTTTGAAGAAATTTCCAAAGAGTACCCGAACATTGAAGCGCACCACATTATTGTTGATAATTGCGCACATCAATTGGTGAAAGCTCCTGAAATGTTTGATGTGATTGTCACAACAAATATGAATGGGGATATTTTAAGCGACTTAGGATCTGGTTTAATCGGAGGATTGGGATTTGCACCTGGGGCGAATTTAGGAAATGAGATTGCTATTTTTGAAGCTGTCCATGGATCTGCTCCTAAATATGCAGGGCAGAATGCGATTAATCCCACAGCTGTTATTTGCTCAAGCTTGATGATGTTAAGGTACTTAGGTGAATTTGAGGCTGCCAATACCATTGAACAAGCAATTTTAGTTACACTGCAAGAACGACGTGCGTTAACGAAAGATGTTGTTGGGAGACAAAATGCAAGTTCGACAACAGCTTATTGCGATGAGATCATAAAAAATTTAGGAAAGAGCTCTGATTTTTGGCAATTAAGGGATTATAAACCTCTTCAGATGCCTAGCGTTTCACGGGATCCAGAGAGTGTCAAAGCCTCTTCAAAAGTTGTAGGGATTGATCTTTTTATTCAGTCAAGCTTAATGGCAGAGATCCTAGGTAAAAGTTTAGAAGAGATCGTCTCAGAGTTACCGATTCAACTCAAAATGATCTCAAATCGAGGGGTGAAAGTCTATCCGAGTGCAGGCACTACCTTAGATGTTGTGGATCTTTGGAGTTGCCGTTTTATGGCAAAAGAAGAAGCTGAAATGACAGACTCCTTAATCTGCCGTTTACTTGAAAAAATAAGTCCTTCTTATAGATGGATGCATCTTGAAAAATTAACTTATTTCGGAGATCGTATGGGTTTTTCAAGAGCTCAAGGTGAAGACTGA
- the fliF gene encoding flagellar M-ring protein FliF, producing MKRITQTLRSWGTSRRVLYAFIIVIGLLSLAGLFIKFSSQPMALLYSDLELADASRIVARLEKQKIPFEIKAEGTQIYVPSERVARLRMEMAEAGLPKGGIVGYEIFDQKAVNIGSTFMHDIKHLRALEGELARTISSLEGVISARVHLVLPRRELFIKEQQQPSASIVLHMRSSKELKQSKVLAIQHLVASAVPGLIPEAVAIIDDKGNLLAKSDTEIDSQHQTNIEEIRMAYETRTAQMIEGLVGKYVGPDKVRAEVTAEVDIDRFSQEEERYDPQGQVERSRQTIRKTNEPHDLTEENIKYEVTKLVQKQSRESGSIRRLSVAVVVDGHYFYDDKGKEIYQPRSSEEMEQLKKLISSAIGFNIERKDQLEVINMPFAKVKDRTSHPIDYLEPVIAFKHSELLRFVELLIFIIATFLGIMVVIKPLGFSFSLKKQKATTTQDPIKSPLPHIDLKHSQDINFIAQSLQSRLSPHFQKNVSEGSQQKVKYILDHHLEEAVSVLRDWMRKGK from the coding sequence GTGAAGCGGATAACGCAGACTTTGAGAAGTTGGGGAACTTCGCGACGGGTTCTCTATGCCTTCATAATAGTTATAGGGCTTTTAAGTCTTGCCGGTTTATTTATAAAATTTTCATCTCAACCTATGGCTCTTTTGTATTCTGATTTAGAGCTTGCAGATGCAAGTCGTATTGTTGCACGACTTGAAAAGCAAAAAATTCCCTTTGAGATTAAAGCTGAAGGAACTCAGATTTATGTGCCATCTGAACGAGTGGCGCGCCTACGGATGGAGATGGCAGAAGCAGGACTTCCTAAAGGAGGAATTGTAGGTTACGAAATTTTTGACCAAAAAGCAGTCAATATAGGTTCTACTTTTATGCATGATATAAAACATTTACGAGCTTTAGAGGGGGAGCTGGCGCGAACAATCTCTTCTCTAGAGGGTGTGATATCTGCAAGAGTGCATCTTGTTCTTCCCCGACGAGAGTTATTTATAAAAGAGCAACAGCAGCCGAGTGCTTCAATCGTTCTTCATATGCGGAGTTCTAAAGAGTTAAAGCAATCTAAAGTTTTGGCCATTCAACATTTGGTCGCTTCGGCTGTGCCAGGACTTATACCTGAGGCTGTTGCAATTATTGATGATAAAGGAAATCTGTTAGCAAAGAGTGACACAGAAATAGATTCACAGCATCAAACAAATATCGAAGAAATTCGGATGGCTTATGAAACAAGAACGGCCCAGATGATTGAAGGCTTAGTCGGAAAATATGTGGGACCTGATAAGGTGCGAGCAGAAGTTACCGCCGAAGTGGATATCGATCGCTTTTCGCAAGAAGAAGAACGCTATGATCCCCAAGGGCAAGTTGAAAGATCTCGCCAAACTATTCGAAAGACTAATGAACCTCATGATTTAACAGAGGAAAATATTAAATATGAAGTTACAAAGTTAGTTCAAAAACAATCGCGAGAATCTGGAAGTATAAGACGACTTTCTGTTGCGGTCGTTGTAGATGGACATTATTTCTATGATGATAAAGGAAAAGAGATTTATCAGCCAAGATCTTCAGAAGAGATGGAACAATTAAAGAAGCTCATATCATCCGCAATTGGCTTTAATATAGAAAGAAAAGATCAACTCGAAGTTATCAATATGCCTTTTGCTAAGGTTAAAGACCGCACGTCACATCCAATTGATTATTTGGAGCCTGTTATTGCTTTTAAGCATTCAGAATTATTACGATTTGTAGAATTATTAATTTTCATTATTGCAACTTTTTTAGGGATTATGGTTGTCATAAAGCCACTTGGTTTTAGCTTTTCATTAAAAAAACAAAAAGCAACGACAACCCAAGACCCAATAAAATCGCCACTTCCTCATATAGATTTAAAGCATTCACAAGATATAAATTTTATTGCTCAATCCTTACAATCTAGGCTTTCTCCTCATTTTCAAAAAAATGTGAGTGAAGGATCTCAGCAAAAAGTGAAATATATTCTTGATCATCACCTTGAAGAAGCGGTAAGCGTACTTCGAGATTGGATGCGGAAGGGAAAATAA